From Nitrosopumilus zosterae, the proteins below share one genomic window:
- a CDS encoding superoxide dismutase, with protein sequence MVRYELPRLPYGYDELEPFIDTETMKIHHQKHHQSYVDGLNKSLEEIGGASHPKYISSILSELTSIPESGRSTINFFGGGFENHRLFWETMTPNGEGKPNGKLDDAIDVYFDSFENFKKIFSEKAIAIQGSGWCWLVFNQTYNKIEIITTQNQDSPWTVQKTPLLGLDVWEHAYYLKYQNKRPDYVQAWWNVVNWDYVGNRFSELPV encoded by the coding sequence GTGGTCCGATATGAACTTCCTAGATTGCCTTATGGTTATGATGAACTAGAACCATTTATTGATACAGAAACTATGAAAATTCATCATCAAAAACATCACCAATCTTATGTTGATGGATTAAACAAATCTCTTGAAGAAATTGGAGGTGCATCTCATCCCAAATACATCTCGTCAATTCTTTCTGAACTTACATCAATTCCTGAATCTGGACGAAGTACAATCAACTTCTTTGGTGGAGGATTTGAAAATCATAGATTGTTCTGGGAAACTATGACTCCTAATGGTGAGGGTAAACCTAATGGAAAATTAGATGATGCAATTGATGTGTATTTTGATAGTTTTGAAAATTTCAAGAAAATCTTCTCAGAAAAAGCCATTGCGATTCAAGGCAGTGGATGGTGCTGGTTAGTTTTTAATCAAACTTATAATAAAATTGAAATCATAACCACTCAAAATCAAGATAGCCCATGGACGGTTCAAAAAACACCTCTTTTAGGTTTAGATGTTTGGGAACATGCATACTATCTGAAATATCAAAACAAAAGACCTGATTATGTACAAGCTTGGTGGAATGTCGTAAACTGGGATTATGTTGGAAATCGATTCTCTGAACTTCCTGTATGA
- a CDS encoding DEAD/DEAH box helicase, whose product METSMENIGTLEYVLDKYSKIWCWKITGDRAVNMISRLVPEAWYGENINEVIIPDSTESVKQLKLIMDRYPLEILSKSIWQRKIVKTYAPKPTLPPIKHKLKRAKSGEQFRGKLLNFQKEGLDFLLKSSGNALLADEMGLGKTVQTLSYVSTEKQTFPVLVVAPLVTLNNWEREIEKFLKKKSRNGRIIETESPSVTIIRTGKSEELPKTDIYIINYELLLKRSENLMKVGLRTIVCDEVHNLRSKTTQKYKAVKKLAALPTILYRIGLSGTPIYNRGSEIWPIIDIIKPGLLGSFKEFCEYFCYVNEKGKAIVLENKRASLRNELQKHVMLRRKKSDVLKELKDKVRYKEVIAADTDYYLEELDKIWKKLEDEQKVAETEFSKSASYHRAIQSERQIAGLAKLPHVINFVKNIMEIEESVVVFCHHKVIHKLLNESLEEFSPVSIIGGQSDALRQDQIDKFQKGESKLMIAGIRAGNVGINLTRAKYVIFAELDWSPAIHRQAEDRLHRIGQKNTVFAYYLIGAGTLDDHVANILVDKSYEIDEIMDESIDNYENKDKAELILAQIQDKIRSK is encoded by the coding sequence ATGGAAACATCCATGGAAAACATTGGAACATTAGAATACGTTCTTGACAAATATTCTAAAATCTGGTGCTGGAAAATTACTGGTGATCGTGCTGTCAATATGATCTCAAGACTTGTTCCTGAAGCATGGTATGGGGAAAACATCAACGAAGTAATTATTCCTGACAGCACTGAAAGTGTAAAACAATTAAAACTCATAATGGATAGATACCCGCTAGAAATTCTGTCAAAATCTATTTGGCAAAGAAAAATTGTAAAAACGTATGCTCCTAAACCTACACTTCCTCCAATCAAACACAAATTAAAACGAGCAAAGTCTGGTGAACAGTTTCGTGGAAAACTTTTAAATTTTCAAAAGGAGGGATTGGACTTTTTACTCAAATCTTCTGGTAATGCATTGTTAGCTGATGAAATGGGATTGGGAAAAACAGTTCAGACATTATCCTATGTGTCCACTGAAAAACAAACTTTCCCTGTTCTCGTTGTGGCTCCATTAGTTACATTAAACAATTGGGAAAGAGAGATTGAAAAATTCTTAAAGAAAAAAAGTCGAAATGGAAGAATTATTGAGACTGAATCTCCTAGTGTTACAATTATTCGAACTGGAAAATCTGAAGAACTGCCAAAAACTGATATTTACATTATCAATTATGAACTGCTCTTAAAGAGGTCTGAGAATCTGATGAAAGTTGGACTCCGAACCATAGTTTGTGATGAAGTTCATAATTTAAGATCAAAAACCACTCAAAAATACAAAGCCGTAAAAAAACTTGCTGCACTTCCCACCATATTGTATCGGATTGGATTGTCTGGCACTCCTATTTACAATAGAGGTTCAGAAATTTGGCCCATTATTGATATAATAAAACCTGGACTACTTGGAAGCTTTAAAGAATTTTGTGAATACTTTTGCTATGTTAATGAAAAAGGCAAGGCCATCGTATTAGAAAACAAACGTGCATCACTTAGAAATGAATTGCAAAAACATGTCATGTTAAGAAGAAAGAAATCTGATGTGTTAAAAGAGCTAAAAGACAAAGTTCGTTACAAGGAAGTAATAGCAGCTGATACTGACTATTATCTTGAAGAACTTGATAAAATCTGGAAAAAGCTTGAAGATGAACAAAAAGTCGCAGAAACTGAATTTTCAAAATCTGCCTCATATCATAGAGCTATTCAAAGTGAAAGACAGATTGCGGGACTCGCTAAACTGCCTCACGTGATTAATTTTGTAAAAAATATTATGGAAATCGAAGAAAGTGTTGTAGTATTTTGTCATCACAAAGTAATTCATAAATTGCTAAATGAGAGCCTGGAAGAATTTTCCCCTGTTTCAATAATTGGTGGACAGTCTGATGCACTAAGGCAGGATCAAATCGACAAATTCCAAAAAGGTGAATCAAAACTCATGATTGCTGGAATTCGCGCAGGAAATGTGGGTATTAATTTAACTCGAGCAAAATATGTAATTTTTGCAGAACTTGATTGGAGTCCTGCAATTCATAGGCAAGCAGAAGACAGGCTCCACAGAATTGGTCAGAAAAATACTGTGTTTGCATATTATTTGATTGGTGCAGGAACTCTGGATGATCATGTTGCAAATATCTTAGTAGATAAAAGCTATGAGATTGATGAAATTATGGATGAATCCATAGATAACTATGAAAATAAAGATAAAGCAGAACTTATTTTGGCACAAATTCAAGACAAGATTCGTTCTAAATAA